The Deltaproteobacteria bacterium genome includes the window CGACTTCGCTTCGCTACGCTCAGGACGAACGGAGACAGGCTGTCACAACCGTTCGTCTTGAGCGTAGCGGAGCGAAGTCGAAGGACAGCTCACTTCCTCGAACAGTCTCCTACGACCCCTTCCCGCCCGGAGGCGGCAGCGGCTGCATCACCGGGAGATCCGGCGTCTCCATCAAGATTTCCTCGCCCGAGAGGCTTTCGAGGAAGGCCACCAGGTCGTCCATCTCCGCGCCGGTGAGGCCCAAGGGCCGGATCAGCGGGCTCTTGGTGGCGGCGAACTCGTTCTCGCCGCCGCCGCCGTTGTAGAACTCGACGACGTCGCGCAGGGTCTCGATCATGCCGTTGTGCATGTAGGGCGCCGTGTACTTGGTGTAGCGCAGGCTCGGGGTGCGGAACTTGCCCAGGTGCTTCCTATCCTTGGCTCGGAAGTAGAGACCGGGGTCGTCCTTGGTCTTGCGGTACATGTCTTCGGTGACGCCCTTGGCATAGAGCTCGAAGCGGAAGGTAATCTGCGCCACCGCGTCGTCCTCCCAGCCGTTGTATGGGGGCACGCCCACGTTGTGGTACTTCTCGTCGGTCAGCAGCGGCCCGCTGTGACAGGCGATGCAGTTGGCCTTGCCCGAGAACAGCGCGAGGCCCCGTTTCTGCGACGCGTTGAGCGCGGCATCGTCGCCGCGCATGTAGCGGTCGAAGGGCGTGTCGGTCTGCACCAGGGTGCGCTCGAAGGCGGCGATGGCCATGTAGGCGTGGCGGATGTTGGGCCAGTCGTCGCCGAAGACCTCCTTGAACCGTCGCCGGTACTCGGGCACGAAGGCAAGCCGCGCCTCCATCATGTCGTCCTCGCCGTTCCCCGCCACCGCGCCCCGGGCCGCGGAGCGCGCCTGGGACTCCAGCGACCTGGAAGACCCAGCCCAGAAGAGCTTGCCGTAATAGGCTGCGTTGATGATGGTCTGGCTGTTGCGCCAGTGTATGGTGCCGGGGTAGCCCGTGCTGACGGGTTCCGGGACCGACCAACCCGCCTCGGGAAAGTGGCAGACCGCGCACGGCATGGCGTAGTTGCCCGAGAGGATGGGATCGAAGAACAGCAGCTTGCCGAGCTCGACCTTCTCCGCCGACATCGGGTTGTCCGCGGGGACGGGGGGCGGACCCAGGGGAGCCAACCCCGGCGGTCGCACCGCGCCCGCCGGCGCGGCCGCCGCCAGCACAGCGGCTGCCGCGATGGCGAGAATCGTTCGGAAGCGGTTCACGGCCATCTCCCTTAGTTCGGTGCCCTGCGCCAGTTCCGGACCGGCTTGTAGTCGTAGTCGTCCGCGCGCCAGACGAATTCGTCTACGTCGAACGTCTCGCCGCTCAGCGCATCGAGAAAAGCCAGGAGATCGGCCTTCTCTTCAGGCGTCAATCCGAGCGGCTTGAGTCGCGGGTCCTTCAACGGATCGTCGCCGCCGCCGGCGTCATAGAAATCCACGACCTCCTCCAGCGACCGGAACACGCCGTTGTGCATGTAAGGCGCCGTCCACTTGAGCTCGCGCAGGGTCGGCGTGAGGAAGCTGCGGCGGGTCTCCGGCCGGTGGGTGCGCACATAGGCGCCAGGGTCCTCGCGCAGGCTCATGTAGTTCTCGATGCCCATGAACTTGGCGTAGGTCACGAACGCGGAGTGCCTCCTGGGGTCGGCCCAGATCTCCGGATTGTCCGGAACTCCGGTGTTGTGCGGCTTGTCGTCGGTGAAACGCGGCCCCGAGTGACACGCGGCACACCCCGCGCGGCCCTGGAACAGTGCCTGCCCCCGGCGGGCGGCGGCGGACAGCCTGCCCGTGTCGACGGGCGTGCCGCGGGAGACGATGGTGTCCAGGAACGCGGCCAGAGCCCGGCGGGCGCCGCCGTTGGACGGCTCGCCGAGTCCGGCGGCCCGGAACATCTTCCCGTAGACCGGATCCTGCTTGAGACGTTCCTGCATGAGCCTCATGTCCATGTTCATGAGGTAGGTCTCGGTGAGCATCTCGCGAGTGACGTCGTTGAGGTTCGTGCCCAGCCGGCCGTCGTGCATCCACGCGGCGCGACGGCCGACGTTGGCCAGAGTGGGAGTATTGCGGAAGTGGGCGGCCCCGGTGTAGGCGGCGGACAGGGGCTGCCCGTCGCTGAACGCCTTGTCCGGCTGGTGGCAGGTCGCGCAGGCGAAATTGACGTCGCCGGAAAGCCGCTCGTCGTAGAACAGCCTCTTGCCCAACTCGGCGCGGGCCGCCGCCACGGTCTTGTCACCCACGGAACCCGCGCCGGGCACGGGAGCGGCCAACCCCACCAGAGACACCAGAACCAACCCGAGAGTCAGTCTCATGAGCGCACCTTCCGCGCCAACCGTCGCACAGGGCCTTCCGTAGTCGCGTCAAGTCGCCGGTGTCGGGAATGGGCTCGAACGGCACCCCTCGCGTTCATCCCCGGACACCGATTCCCAAGCTCGATGATACCACTGCCGTGCCCCACGAGACAACGAGAAACCGCTCCCGGGTGTCTCCCGTGCCTCTTTCAATTCCCGACGACACTACCTAAATTGGAAGGAGGGTCACGCAGAGGGGAGGAGCCACCATGGTACGAGGCGTTTTCCTGTTGTCCGCGGCTCTGGCCTGGGCGGCTCTGGGGGCGAACGCGGCCTTCGCCGAGGGCGACGTCGCAGCCGGCAAGAAGGTCTTCAAGCGCTGCCTCGTGTGCCATACCGACGTGGAGGGCAAGCACAAGACCGGACCCACCCTCCACGAGGTCCTGGGCCGGGCCGCGGGAACGGCGAAGGGGTTCCGATACTCGCCGGCTTACGTACGGGCGGGGAAGGAGGGCCTGGTCTGGAAGGACGAGACCCTGTTCGAGTACCTCAGGCATCCCAAGAAATTTCTCCGCAAGTTTCTGAAGGACCCCAAGGTCAAGTCGCGCATGACCATGAAATACTTCAAGGAGAAGGACCGCCGCGACGTCATCGAGTACATGAAGTCGCTTGGCAACTGAGCCGGGAACTACGGCAAACCGCGGTCTCTCCCACACGCCCGCCCGCGCGACAGGCTTCGCAGATCGTTGACACCGACAAACCGGTTTGGTATCGGCGTGCCATGGACAGGCATGCGTCCACCCTCAGGGATTTCCGGGCCTGACGGCCCGCAGGAGGTGACCGATGGAAAGAAATGAGCCACGCGGCGTCGTGCATTGGATCGATCATTTTATCGTGGGCACCAACGACATGGTGGAGTGGGTCGACTGGGCGGTGAACGCCACCGGCATCACCCGGCGGCCGATCCGCGGCATCACCACCAAGGCACGACAGAAGGACGTCCCGATCATGTGCTTCCTGTGGTGGGATGGCGAGTCCTGCCGCATCGGCGCGTTCCTCCAGCCCGAGGTCTACCCGACCGCCAAGCCCCTGGGCGAGGAGTTGCCGCGTTGCGGCTTCTACATCCGCCCCGAGGACGTGGACCGGCACGTCAAGCGGCTCGAGCGCCACGACATTCCCCACACCGACCCGGTCCGGACCGCGGACGGCGGCGACGAGGGCACGGTGATCCACTTCGCCGACCCCGACGGCAACCAGTTCGAGTTCTGGGCCCCGGAGCACATGCCCGAAGGCGCCATGGAAATGTGCACCACCGAGGGCGTCGGGCGCATCAGCCACGCCGTGTACGGCTCCCGGGACCTGGGCCGCACCGCCGATTTCTTTGGCAAGTATTGCGCCCTGGAACCGGAAGTGAACCCCAACGTGGCCGAGGGGAACCTGGTGCTGCGGCTGCACGCCGGCGGCCGGCTCATCTACAAGCTCACGGACGAGGTGGACGAGCGCGTGGCCGGGCACGGACCCTGGT containing:
- a CDS encoding c-type cytochrome, with the translated sequence MRLTLGLVLVSLVGLAAPVPGAGSVGDKTVAAARAELGKRLFYDERLSGDVNFACATCHQPDKAFSDGQPLSAAYTGAAHFRNTPTLANVGRRAAWMHDGRLGTNLNDVTREMLTETYLMNMDMRLMQERLKQDPVYGKMFRAAGLGEPSNGGARRALAAFLDTIVSRGTPVDTGRLSAAARRGQALFQGRAGCAACHSGPRFTDDKPHNTGVPDNPEIWADPRRHSAFVTYAKFMGIENYMSLREDPGAYVRTHRPETRRSFLTPTLRELKWTAPYMHNGVFRSLEEVVDFYDAGGGDDPLKDPRLKPLGLTPEEKADLLAFLDALSGETFDVDEFVWRADDYDYKPVRNWRRAPN
- a CDS encoding c-type cytochrome; the encoded protein is MVRGVFLLSAALAWAALGANAAFAEGDVAAGKKVFKRCLVCHTDVEGKHKTGPTLHEVLGRAAGTAKGFRYSPAYVRAGKEGLVWKDETLFEYLRHPKKFLRKFLKDPKVKSRMTMKYFKEKDRRDVIEYMKSLGN
- a CDS encoding c-type cytochrome, coding for MAAAAVLAAAAPAGAVRPPGLAPLGPPPVPADNPMSAEKVELGKLLFFDPILSGNYAMPCAVCHFPEAGWSVPEPVSTGYPGTIHWRNSQTIINAAYYGKLFWAGSSRSLESQARSAARGAVAGNGEDDMMEARLAFVPEYRRRFKEVFGDDWPNIRHAYMAIAAFERTLVQTDTPFDRYMRGDDAALNASQKRGLALFSGKANCIACHSGPLLTDEKYHNVGVPPYNGWEDDAVAQITFRFELYAKGVTEDMYRKTKDDPGLYFRAKDRKHLGKFRTPSLRYTKYTAPYMHNGMIETLRDVVEFYNGGGGENEFAATKSPLIRPLGLTGAEMDDLVAFLESLSGEEILMETPDLPVMQPLPPPGGKGS